In one window of Frigoriglobus tundricola DNA:
- a CDS encoding DUF1501 domain-containing protein, whose translation MLRFLGSAHRFCDGATRRDFLQIGAFGAGLTLADMLRPHTARAAGSDTKRASKSKKSAIMIYLPGGPSHLDMYDLKPDAPAEFRGEFKPVQTNVPGVEVCEHFPMQAKMWDKLCCVRSIVSVEEHSDSLVMTGYPDRVNRLADHPCFGSVVSKVRSGDGGAVPTFVSLRGMSRGTEPGYLGIAHRPFTPGGPGNANLRLATGVTAGRLDERKNLLDAFDDTRREIDGSGTMAGIDAYTEKAIEMVTAGVVRDALDLKKEDPKVVERYKGVEAFLTARRLVEAGAGCVTLSIGGWDTHGQNFQTLKRQLPQVDRGVANLISDLHDRGMADDVVTVMWGEFGRTPKVNSNAGRDHWSPVMSALVAGGGLKMGQAVGASTSKGERPKDQPLSVPRVLGTIYRALGIDPSMTFNNGAGRPMYVLDDREPVKELID comes from the coding sequence ATGCTGCGGTTCCTCGGCTCGGCCCATCGGTTCTGCGACGGCGCCACCCGGCGCGACTTCCTCCAGATCGGGGCCTTCGGCGCCGGTCTCACGCTCGCCGACATGCTGCGACCGCACACCGCGCGAGCCGCCGGCTCGGACACCAAACGGGCCAGCAAGTCGAAGAAATCGGCGATCATGATCTACCTGCCGGGCGGCCCGTCGCACCTGGACATGTACGACCTCAAGCCCGACGCCCCGGCCGAGTTTCGCGGCGAGTTCAAACCGGTTCAGACGAACGTGCCGGGAGTGGAGGTCTGCGAACACTTCCCGATGCAGGCGAAGATGTGGGACAAGTTGTGCTGCGTGCGCTCGATCGTGTCGGTCGAAGAGCACTCCGATTCGCTCGTGATGACGGGGTACCCGGACCGCGTGAACCGGCTCGCCGATCACCCGTGCTTCGGGTCGGTCGTGTCGAAGGTTCGCTCGGGCGACGGCGGCGCGGTCCCGACATTTGTGAGCCTCCGCGGGATGAGCCGCGGCACCGAACCGGGCTACCTCGGCATCGCGCACCGGCCGTTCACGCCGGGCGGACCGGGCAACGCCAATCTCCGGCTCGCCACCGGCGTCACCGCCGGTCGGCTCGACGAGCGGAAGAACCTGCTCGACGCGTTCGACGACACGCGGCGTGAGATCGACGGCTCGGGCACGATGGCCGGTATCGACGCCTACACAGAAAAGGCCATCGAGATGGTCACCGCGGGCGTTGTCCGCGACGCACTGGACCTCAAGAAGGAAGACCCCAAGGTCGTTGAGCGGTACAAGGGCGTGGAAGCGTTCCTGACTGCGCGGCGGTTGGTCGAGGCCGGGGCCGGCTGTGTCACGCTCAGCATCGGCGGCTGGGACACCCACGGCCAGAACTTCCAGACCCTCAAACGGCAACTCCCACAGGTGGACCGGGGCGTCGCGAACCTGATTTCCGACCTGCACGACCGCGGCATGGCCGACGACGTGGTGACGGTCATGTGGGGCGAGTTCGGCCGCACCCCGAAGGTCAACTCCAACGCCGGTCGGGATCACTGGTCGCCGGTCATGAGCGCACTGGTTGCCGGGGGCGGTTTGAAGATGGGGCAGGCCGTCGGCGCCAGCACGTCCAAGGGCGAGCGGCCGAAGGACCAGCCGCTCAGTGTCCCGCGCGTCCTCGGCACCATTTACCGCGCGCTGGGCATCGATCCGAGCATGACGTTTAACAACGGGGCCGGTCGCCCGATGTACGTCCTCGACGACCGCGAACCGGTGAAAGAACTGATCGACTGA